The sequence below is a genomic window from Candidatus Cloacimonadota bacterium.
GATAAACTTAAGGGATATATTTCAAAATTTACCAATCCCAGCAGAACTATAACGATCGCTCTTTGCGGAAAATATGTCAGGCATCAGGATGCATATAAAAGTATTACAGAAAGTCTGATACATGCAGGAGTCGACTTCTCAACACGGGTAGTGATAAAAAGCATTGATACTGATAGACTTTTCCCTAAGGATACAATCGTAACTGATGAAGATCTTCAAGAAATCCTTAAAGATGTTGATGGTATACTAATTCCCGGCGGTTTTGGTGTGCGCGGTATCGAAGGTAAGATCGAGATTGTCAACTATGCCCGGAAACATGAAATTCCATTCTTTGGTATTTGTCTGGGTATGCAGTGTGCAGTCATCGAATTTGCAAGAACCGAATTAGAATATGATGATGCTAACAGCGCAGAATTTGATCCTGAAACGACCCACCCGGTCATTGATCTTATGCCTGAACAGAAAGAAATCGAAGATATGGGTGGTACAATGCGTCTCGGTGCATATCCCTGTGTTCTGAAAAAGGATTCGCTTGCTCATTCGATTTATGATAATGAAAAAATTTCTGAACGACACAGACATCGATACGAATTCAATAATGAATATAGAGAAGAGTTTGAGAAAAAGGGAATGGTTATTTCCGGGATATCCCCAGACAATAAACTCGTTGAGATCGTTGAAATCCCTGACCATCCGTTCTTTATAGGAGTGCAGTTCCATCCTGAGTTCAAGTCGAGACTCGAGCATTCCCATCCGATATTTCATAATTTTGTAAAAGCTGCATTGACATATCATGCAAAACAAAAGACATCCTAATTATGAAAGATAAAAATAAACAACTGAATTTTTTAATTATTGCCGGTCCTTGCGCTATTGAGACTCTCAAAGATTGCGAATGTATAGCAGAGACATGCAAATCGTTATGTGAAAAGTATGGTTTTCATTATATTTTTAAGGCATCATACAAAAAAGCAAATAGAACAGTAAGTGATTCTTTTCGTGGAATAGGGATTGAAAAGGGACTACAAATTCTGGCTGACATCAAAGATAGATTTTCTGTTCCTATTCTCACCGATGTGCATGAAACTTATGAAGTTGAACCGACATCCCAAGTTGCTGATATTCTCCAGATCCCTGCATTTCTTTCCAGGCAGACAGAGCTTATCGAAGCTGCAGCGAAAAGTGGAAGGTCAATCAATATAAAAAAGGCACAATTCATGTCTGCAAAAAGCGCTCAATTTGCCTATGAAAAAGCAGCACAGGCAGGTGCATCAAAGGTATATATT
It includes:
- the kdsA gene encoding 3-deoxy-8-phosphooctulonate synthase, which translates into the protein MKDKNKQLNFLIIAGPCAIETLKDCECIAETCKSLCEKYGFHYIFKASYKKANRTVSDSFRGIGIEKGLQILADIKDRFSVPILTDVHETYEVEPTSQVADILQIPAFLSRQTELIEAAAKSGRSINIKKAQFMSAKSAQFAYEKAAQAGASKVYITERGTFFGYNDLVVDFRNFKLLDSWGIPVIYDVTHSLQKPSVDTTSGGTPEFVLSMASAAVATGHVSGLFIETHPEPSRAKSDARSMLPLHELERVLIRIRKLLDLI